The proteins below are encoded in one region of Argonema galeatum A003/A1:
- a CDS encoding TIGR02652 family protein gives MMNPGLQYPIFGPEIQCPHCRQTIPALTLTDTYLCPRHGAFESNPKTGELIHLQSGRQWRLWNNEWYRQHTHPDGIRFEIHEALDRLYTQGYRATRVIVARRYQDLISGYLERSTPWRDKSESGRPRLYGLPVDFSPDAEDEPCWDVINFDLEKEPGVPVRYPYFRLFE, from the coding sequence ATGATGAATCCAGGCTTGCAATACCCAATATTTGGCCCGGAGATTCAGTGTCCCCACTGTCGCCAAACGATTCCGGCGCTGACGCTGACGGATACTTATTTATGTCCGCGTCATGGTGCCTTTGAGTCCAATCCAAAAACGGGTGAACTCATCCATCTCCAGTCTGGTCGGCAATGGCGGCTGTGGAATAATGAATGGTATCGGCAGCACACCCATCCAGATGGGATTCGCTTTGAAATTCACGAGGCTCTAGACCGACTTTACACTCAAGGTTACCGCGCCACAAGGGTGATTGTGGCTCGACGCTATCAAGATTTGATTAGCGGTTACTTGGAACGCAGCACGCCTTGGCGGGATAAGTCGGAGTCGGGTCGTCCTCGACTTTACGGTTTGCCGGTTGATTTTAGTCCTGACGCGGAAGATGAACCGTGCTGGGATGTAATTAATTTTGACCTGGAAAAAGAGCCCGGTGTACCCGTTCGATATCCTTATTTCCGATTGTTTGAATAA
- a CDS encoding gamma carbonic anhydrase family protein has protein sequence MSSPYWPSVDVSQAAFIAPNAVVMGWVKIAAGVSIWYGAVVRGDVERIEIGECTNIQDGAILHGDPGKPTILSDFVTIGHRAVVHSAYIERGSLIGIGAVVLDGVRVGHGAIIGAGSVVTKDVPPLSLVVGVPAKKLRDISDAEAAELIEHAQRYEKLALVHAGKGTDLGFAGADRSP, from the coding sequence TTGTCCTCTCCCTACTGGCCGAGCGTCGATGTATCTCAAGCTGCCTTTATCGCCCCAAATGCCGTTGTCATGGGTTGGGTGAAGATAGCAGCAGGAGTCAGCATCTGGTACGGCGCTGTCGTGCGTGGGGATGTAGAGCGAATTGAAATCGGAGAATGCACTAATATCCAAGATGGGGCGATTTTGCACGGCGATCCCGGCAAGCCAACCATTTTGTCAGATTTTGTGACGATCGGACATCGAGCTGTCGTTCATTCAGCTTATATTGAACGAGGTAGCCTCATCGGCATTGGTGCGGTGGTGCTTGACGGCGTGCGAGTCGGACACGGTGCAATTATTGGTGCTGGTTCCGTGGTGACGAAGGACGTGCCCCCTTTGTCCCTGGTTGTCGGTGTCCCCGCCAAAAAGTTGCGCGATATCTCTGATGCTGAAGCTGCTGAACTAATCGAACACGCCCAGCGTTATGAGAAGCTGGCTCTAGTTCACGCTGGCAAAGGGACGGATCTGGGTTTCGCTGGCGCGGATCGATCGCCCTAA
- a CDS encoding photosystem II protein Y, which produces MDWRLIVVLLPLLLAGGWAFYNVGKLGIAQAQAFFNKQA; this is translated from the coding sequence ATGGATTGGCGTTTGATAGTCGTTTTGCTGCCACTGCTCCTAGCAGGTGGTTGGGCATTTTACAACGTCGGCAAGCTTGGAATAGCACAAGCTCAAGCATTTTTCAACAAGCAAGCTTAA
- a CDS encoding MFS transporter, with amino-acid sequence MFSNVKIVLGLGINPFSIAQIPENENITLIFSGPHFFVALSAGVLMAFAFQFLLTNLALAAKISDRDDAIELDGDDEESWGKKFRNIEGKVGAGALLTVNIALFIACFLAVKLSLINSVTVGAIIGVTIWSAYFLLLIWTSSNAVGSLIGSAVKTATSGAQGVMGIATAAVGGNIANKQIVNTVEASVAAVRRELSSAIDPSSIRETVEDYLSDLQLPKLDLKSIRGDLEKLLSDVDVKSLADSDVIKNINRQTFVDLVSSRTDFSKKDIDRVAEQLESVWQQVLGRQQPKDPQAELVNYLKSAAPEELKSGDITAKFAQAIGNGHDKEQSGNGMMNRALQAGIGAAMTALLERVDLDDADVQKISSQLQKLTGQATEQAQKLGSKVKENLPSLQFNPILGDVENYILNSQPWHLNRETIKQEFQEVIHDVEAAPALVRQQLEQLNRDNFVQFLNQRGDFDADRVNEISDQLEEIRTEVLNSVQAGESEEQAKDLRSRIENYLRSTGKEELNPEGIERDFAALLSDSDAGFEALQSRIGKFDRDTLVQFLGQREDFSPEEADRLIGKLEETRDRVLSQAQELQEQAKSKAQEFRQKVESYLRDTNKEELNPEGIERDFQTLLDDPQAGLSALRERLSQFDRDTLVQLLTARGDLSEEQINQSVDRIESVRDSILQAPQKVADKAKEQYDQVTTQIADYLRNTNLQELDPEGIKQDLAKLFENPKEGALALRERLSQVDRESLVKLLSQREDLSEERVNQIIDQVQESISSFVKAPRQLASRAKDKVQDLQGNLESYLRNTNKEELSPEGIKRDLQLLFRDPKAGIGTIGDRFKEFDRSTLVALLSQREDTSEEEANQIADRIVSVRDQFVAQVENVQGKIQSALDGIFTRIRGYLNSLERPELNYEGIKRDFRKVFDDPQAGFDAVKERLSHFDRDTLVAIISSREDISEVDANRIIDQIESARDSVQKRGERLQEQAKKRFEDIKEKAKKQGEETRKAAATAAWWLFGTAVTSVAISALAGAMAVGGLNLFG; translated from the coding sequence ATGTTTTCAAATGTCAAAATTGTACTGGGATTGGGTATCAACCCCTTCTCGATAGCCCAAATCCCAGAAAACGAAAATATCACGCTGATCTTTTCGGGGCCTCACTTTTTTGTGGCCTTGAGTGCAGGCGTGCTAATGGCATTCGCCTTCCAATTTTTGTTAACAAACTTAGCCCTTGCCGCCAAGATTTCAGACCGGGATGATGCAATAGAATTGGATGGTGATGATGAAGAAAGCTGGGGCAAGAAATTTCGCAATATTGAGGGAAAGGTAGGCGCTGGGGCCTTATTAACTGTCAACATCGCCTTATTTATCGCTTGTTTTTTGGCGGTGAAATTGAGCCTTATAAACAGCGTGACTGTAGGGGCAATTATTGGCGTCACGATCTGGTCAGCGTACTTCTTGCTACTAATTTGGACGAGTTCTAATGCAGTAGGTTCGTTGATTGGTTCCGCAGTGAAGACGGCAACTTCAGGCGCTCAAGGAGTTATGGGTATAGCAACCGCAGCTGTTGGCGGAAACATTGCCAACAAGCAGATTGTTAATACCGTTGAAGCATCTGTAGCAGCAGTTCGCCGCGAATTATCCTCTGCTATAGACCCCAGCAGTATCCGGGAAACAGTAGAGGATTATTTGAGCGATTTGCAGCTGCCAAAGCTAGATTTAAAATCGATTCGCGGTGATTTGGAAAAGTTACTCAGCGATGTAGATGTAAAATCTCTAGCTGACAGCGATGTTATCAAGAATATCAATCGCCAAACTTTTGTTGATTTAGTTAGCAGTCGCACCGATTTCTCCAAAAAAGATATCGATCGCGTGGCAGAGCAGCTAGAATCTGTTTGGCAGCAAGTATTGGGTCGGCAACAGCCGAAAGATCCGCAAGCTGAATTAGTTAATTATCTCAAGTCTGCTGCCCCAGAAGAACTCAAGTCTGGCGATATTACCGCTAAGTTTGCTCAAGCGATCGGCAACGGACACGATAAGGAACAGTCTGGCAACGGCATGATGAATCGAGCCCTACAAGCTGGCATTGGTGCAGCGATGACGGCACTTTTGGAGAGGGTAGACCTCGACGACGCTGATGTGCAAAAAATTTCCTCTCAGTTGCAAAAACTGACAGGACAAGCGACGGAACAAGCGCAAAAACTTGGCAGCAAGGTAAAAGAAAATCTGCCTTCGCTACAGTTTAATCCGATTCTGGGAGATGTAGAAAACTACATCCTCAATTCCCAACCTTGGCACCTGAACAGAGAAACTATCAAGCAGGAATTCCAAGAAGTCATCCACGATGTTGAAGCTGCACCCGCGTTAGTTCGTCAGCAATTGGAACAACTGAATCGGGATAATTTCGTGCAATTCCTGAATCAGCGCGGCGATTTCGATGCGGATAGGGTAAATGAAATTTCCGACCAGTTAGAAGAGATTCGGACGGAAGTTTTGAATAGTGTTCAAGCTGGCGAGTCTGAAGAACAAGCTAAAGACCTCCGCAGTCGCATTGAAAATTATCTGCGATCGACTGGAAAAGAGGAATTGAATCCAGAAGGTATCGAACGGGATTTTGCAGCACTTTTGTCAGATTCAGATGCTGGATTTGAGGCGTTGCAATCTCGCATCGGTAAGTTCGATCGCGATACGTTGGTGCAATTCCTGGGACAGCGAGAAGATTTTAGTCCCGAAGAAGCGGATCGACTGATCGGTAAGTTGGAGGAAACGCGCGATCGCGTCCTCTCACAAGCGCAAGAATTGCAAGAACAAGCGAAATCCAAAGCACAAGAATTCCGCCAAAAAGTTGAATCTTATTTGCGGGATACCAATAAGGAAGAATTGAATCCTGAAGGGATCGAGCGAGATTTCCAAACTCTCCTAGACGATCCGCAAGCGGGATTATCAGCATTACGAGAAAGACTTTCTCAATTCGATCGCGATACTCTGGTGCAATTGCTGACAGCACGAGGCGATCTCAGCGAGGAACAAATCAATCAGAGCGTCGATCGGATTGAATCGGTACGAGATAGCATCTTGCAAGCACCGCAAAAAGTTGCAGATAAAGCTAAGGAACAGTACGACCAAGTTACGACCCAAATCGCTGATTATCTGCGGAACACTAACTTGCAAGAACTCGACCCTGAAGGCATTAAGCAAGATTTAGCCAAACTATTCGAGAATCCCAAAGAAGGTGCTTTGGCGTTACGAGAAAGACTGTCGCAGGTCGATCGCGAAAGCTTGGTGAAATTGCTGAGTCAGCGGGAAGACTTGAGCGAAGAACGGGTTAATCAGATAATAGACCAGGTGCAAGAAAGCATTAGTAGCTTTGTGAAAGCACCCCGCCAGCTAGCATCTCGCGCCAAAGATAAGGTGCAAGATTTGCAAGGAAATCTGGAAAGTTATCTCCGAAATACCAACAAGGAAGAACTCAGTCCTGAAGGTATCAAGCGAGATTTGCAATTGTTATTCCGCGATCCAAAAGCGGGGATAGGGACTATAGGCGATCGCTTCAAGGAGTTCGATCGTTCTACCCTTGTGGCGCTGCTATCTCAACGTGAGGATACCTCCGAAGAAGAAGCGAATCAGATTGCCGATCGAATCGTATCTGTTCGCGACCAATTCGTCGCACAAGTTGAGAACGTTCAAGGTAAAATACAATCGGCACTTGATGGTATTTTTACCCGAATTCGCGGTTACCTGAACTCGCTCGAACGTCCCGAACTCAACTATGAAGGCATCAAGCGAGATTTCCGCAAAGTGTTTGACGATCCGCAAGCGGGATTTGATGCAGTAAAAGAGCGTTTGAGTCACTTCGATCGCGATACCTTAGTCGCCATCATCAGTTCTCGCGAAGATATTTCTGAGGTTGATGCTAACCGCATTATCGATCAGATTGAGTCTGCACGCGATAGTGTACAGAAACGAGGCGAACGCCTGCAAGAGCAAGCTAAGAAACGCTTTGAAGATATCAAGGAGAAAGCCAAGAAGCAAGGGGAAGAAACCCGGAAAGCGGCTGCAACCGCTGCTTGGTGGCTATTTGGTACGGCTGTTACTTCTGTTGCCATTTCTGCGTTGGCGGGAGCAATGGCGGTAGGTGGTTTAAACCTGTTTGGATAA
- a CDS encoding NACHT domain-containing protein, producing the protein MSDPKYQRQFLEDLATQYKFYGDTRTAFLGRFACENADKHNNKLVLTWTKDLDNKGQKLQDELKNNIYPVLREKGCDIPETTKQGRSQKGESPWELAYKWLWEVKFPKWKQKQPETDKPSEILKRCVLGLKGNYQEAQQKITEITQHLQTLLNDDTLSIAKVEEGSIIIIVESSQTDYDQIKKRLIGREIAGFPVEYVIDEWQDVCRRMLKSQTQLSSNSVLRRAYCNRNLIEEELFVDLALVQPKKDRNEAHQQDIEPHRGSEYYTRQEEAVEKRFAYPEFLKEVISKPTQKNIAIIGEPGAGKTTLLQKLAFWLLQETDDLVIWIPLRDLGEKRLGDYLQEIWLKDALRSAREEIKADWEQKFKDGKVWLLLDGLDEMGDTARNALKFQGWVTQAQLIISCRLNLWQANPVQLQGFQTYLTQPFQDEQMQQFIQKWFRGLSGEGQDVRLAESLWSALQTSGKERIQDLCRNPLRLTLLCSIWQGRKGDLPDTTAKLYQKFVDYIYEWKKKEFPVTDEERQRLNGGLGELAKASLEREGTRFRLTHRFVCEYLGKPDNNSLLDRALKLGWLNEVGVDVDEPEDPVYAFYHATFQEYFAALAVDDWDYFLPRNHVNFLVEGKKYRIFEPQWKQVILLWLGRDIANKEKEAFIQLLVNFDAGCKNVSYRYQAYFLASAGINEFKDCSLAFEIVRQVVKWGFGKFDIDKQKWMTYLDPIEKGARKTISETIRQRTITELTDIIEHCQDEDTRRLAADSLGKIGQGNPDAIAGLLQLLQTTENEDTRRRAAESLGKIGQGNPDAIAGLLQVLQTTENKVTRRLAADSLGKIGQGNPDAIAGLLQVLQTTENESTRRLAADSLGKIDPGNPDAIAGLLQVLQTTEDEDTRWLAADSLGKIGQGNPDAIAGLLQVLQTTEDEDTRWQAAESLGEILTTPQQYAGVVSALKDCLSNEVYENNFHRFYECYKVVWDCAANLPYPQFYQAWHHPPTTPHPEVAEQTPVGHNSTVDSLETQQIDLFGQLQNLPIFCLKAHILATETRESEIAQTLCQLIWDKALPNQDYPEEVTTPSKLRGHLQQLKRNRDLPKLAILLTHCEHPTPELITFCHKLTNILSIAWLTDELLEAPLKGFPPDQPNLLSAIQTWLEET; encoded by the coding sequence ATGAGCGATCCAAAGTATCAACGGCAGTTTTTAGAAGACTTGGCAACCCAGTACAAGTTTTATGGAGATACGCGGACGGCTTTTTTGGGTCGCTTCGCCTGTGAAAATGCGGATAAACATAATAATAAATTGGTACTGACTTGGACAAAAGACCTGGATAATAAGGGACAGAAGCTACAAGATGAGTTAAAGAACAACATTTATCCAGTCTTGCGGGAAAAAGGCTGTGATATTCCCGAAACCACTAAACAAGGGAGATCCCAAAAAGGCGAAAGTCCTTGGGAACTGGCGTATAAGTGGCTATGGGAAGTAAAATTTCCAAAGTGGAAACAAAAACAACCGGAAACGGATAAACCCTCAGAAATCCTCAAGCGCTGCGTATTAGGACTCAAGGGAAACTATCAAGAAGCACAACAGAAAATCACCGAAATCACTCAACATCTGCAAACACTCCTCAACGATGACACCCTTTCCATTGCCAAGGTAGAAGAAGGCAGTATTATTATCATTGTTGAGAGTTCCCAAACCGACTACGACCAAATCAAAAAACGCCTCATTGGTCGAGAGATTGCGGGTTTTCCGGTGGAATATGTGATTGATGAGTGGCAAGATGTCTGTCGGAGGATGTTGAAAAGTCAGACACAGTTAAGCAGTAATAGTGTCTTACGTCGCGCTTATTGTAATCGTAATTTAATTGAAGAAGAGTTATTTGTTGATTTGGCACTGGTGCAACCGAAAAAAGACCGCAATGAAGCACACCAACAGGATATCGAACCTCATCGCGGTTCCGAATATTACACCCGACAAGAAGAAGCAGTAGAGAAACGGTTTGCCTACCCGGAGTTTCTCAAGGAAGTGATTAGCAAACCCACTCAGAAAAATATTGCCATTATTGGGGAACCCGGAGCGGGAAAAACCACCTTATTACAGAAATTGGCGTTTTGGTTATTACAAGAAACCGATGATTTGGTAATTTGGATACCCCTGCGAGATTTAGGCGAGAAACGCTTGGGGGACTATTTACAAGAAATTTGGCTCAAAGATGCTTTGAGGTCTGCTAGAGAGGAAATTAAGGCAGACTGGGAGCAGAAATTTAAGGATGGTAAAGTCTGGTTACTGTTGGATGGTTTGGATGAGATGGGGGATACAGCTAGGAATGCCTTAAAGTTCCAAGGTTGGGTGACACAAGCTCAGTTAATTATCTCCTGTCGGTTGAATCTGTGGCAAGCGAACCCCGTGCAGTTACAGGGTTTTCAAACCTATCTCACCCAACCGTTTCAGGATGAACAAATGCAGCAGTTTATCCAAAAGTGGTTTCGGGGTTTGTCAGGGGAAGGACAGGATGTGAGGTTAGCTGAATCCTTGTGGTCAGCACTGCAAACTTCTGGGAAGGAACGGATTCAGGATTTATGCCGCAATCCCCTCCGTTTAACCTTATTATGCTCGATTTGGCAAGGGAGAAAGGGAGATTTACCGGATACCACAGCTAAGTTATATCAGAAGTTTGTGGACTATATTTATGAGTGGAAGAAAAAAGAGTTTCCCGTGACAGATGAGGAAAGGCAACGTTTAAATGGAGGTTTAGGAGAGTTAGCGAAAGCATCCCTAGAAAGGGAGGGAACCCGGTTTCGGTTAACCCATCGGTTTGTGTGTGAATATTTGGGGAAACCGGATAATAATTCTCTGTTAGACAGGGCGTTAAAGTTGGGTTGGTTGAATGAGGTGGGGGTGGATGTGGATGAACCGGAAGATCCGGTTTATGCGTTTTATCATGCGACTTTTCAGGAGTATTTTGCAGCGTTGGCAGTGGATGATTGGGATTATTTTTTACCTCGGAATCATGTTAATTTTCTGGTTGAGGGGAAGAAATATCGGATTTTTGAACCGCAGTGGAAGCAGGTGATTTTGTTGTGGTTGGGGCGAGATATTGCGAATAAGGAGAAAGAGGCGTTTATTCAGTTATTAGTTAATTTTGATGCTGGATGTAAAAATGTTTCTTATAGATATCAAGCCTATTTTTTAGCATCAGCAGGAATTAATGAATTTAAGGATTGTTCCCTGGCTTTTGAGATTGTTAGGCAAGTGGTGAAGTGGGGGTTTGGCAAATTTGATATTGATAAACAAAAATGGATGACTTATCTCGATCCGATTGAGAAAGGGGCGAGAAAGACAATATCAGAAACGATTCGACAACGGACTATTACAGAACTTACTGACATTATTGAACATTGCCAAGATGAAGATACCCGTAGGCTGGCGGCTGATAGTTTAGGGAAAATCGGACAAGGAAATCCCGATGCGATCGCCGGGTTGCTCCAACTTCTCCAAACCACTGAGAATGAAGATACCCGTAGGCGGGCGGCTGAGAGTTTAGGGAAAATCGGACAAGGAAATCCCGATGCGATCGCTGGGTTGCTCCAAGTTCTCCAAACCACTGAGAATAAAGTAACCCGTAGGCTGGCGGCTGATAGTTTAGGGAAAATCGGACAAGGAAATCCCGATGCGATCGCTGGGTTGCTCCAAGTTCTCCAAACCACTGAGAATGAATCTACCCGTAGGCTGGCGGCTGATAGTTTAGGGAAAATCGACCCCGGAAATCCCGATGCGATCGCCGGATTGCTCCAAGTTCTCCAAACCACTGAGGATGAAGATACCCGTTGGCTGGCGGCTGATAGTTTAGGGAAAATCGGACAAGGAAATCCCGATGCGATCGCCGGATTGCTCCAAGTTCTCCAAACCACTGAGGATGAAGATACCCGTTGGCAGGCGGCTGAGAGTTTAGGGGAAATATTAACCACACCCCAACAATATGCAGGTGTCGTCTCAGCCTTAAAAGATTGCCTCAGCAATGAAGTTTACGAAAACAACTTTCACCGATTTTATGAATGCTACAAAGTCGTTTGGGATTGCGCCGCCAACCTGCCCTATCCCCAATTTTATCAAGCATGGCATCATCCCCCCACAACCCCCCATCCAGAAGTTGCAGAACAGACCCCAGTAGGGCATAACTCAACCGTTGACAGCCTAGAAACTCAACAGATTGACCTTTTCGGGCAACTGCAAAATCTGCCCATTTTTTGCCTCAAAGCCCACATCCTAGCCACCGAAACCAGAGAAAGCGAAATCGCCCAAACCCTCTGCCAACTGATCTGGGACAAAGCCCTTCCCAATCAAGATTATCCTGAAGAAGTCACCACTCCCAGCAAACTGCGTGGACACCTCCAACAACTCAAACGCAACCGCGATCTACCCAAACTCGCGATTCTCCTTACCCATTGCGAACATCCCACCCCAGAACTGATCACCTTTTGCCACAAACTCACCAACATCCTGTCTATAGCATGGCTAACCGACGAACTCCTAGAAGCGCCGTTAAAAGGTTTTCCCCCCGATCAACCCAACCTGTTATCTGCGATTCAAACCTGGTTAGAGGAGACTTGA
- a CDS encoding type II toxin-antitoxin system HicB family antitoxin — protein MKNIKIIVEKHPDGYVAYPLGIQGVVVGEGDTYEEALNDVRSAILFHIETFGESVLEAESSILEAFVAEASI, from the coding sequence ATGAAAAATATCAAAATCATTGTGGAAAAGCACCCTGATGGTTATGTTGCCTATCCTTTAGGTATTCAGGGGGTTGTAGTTGGTGAAGGTGATACCTATGAAGAAGCTCTAAATGATGTGCGATCGGCTATTTTATTTCATATTGAAACTTTTGGAGAATCGGTACTAGAAGCTGAATCCTCAATACTCGAAGCTTTTGTAGCAGAGGCAAGCATATAA
- a CDS encoding type II toxin-antitoxin system YoeB family toxin, translating to MVFTEWSKLDKKIYRKIVELIKDIDRSPFEGLGKPEPLKYELSV from the coding sequence TTGGTTTTTACTGAATGGTCAAAATTAGACAAAAAGATTTATCGCAAAATTGTCGAATTGATTAAAGATATAGACCGATCGCCCTTTGAAGGATTGGGTAAACCTGAACCTTTGAAATACGAGTTAAGTGTCTAG
- a CDS encoding bifunctional folylpolyglutamate synthase/dihydrofolate synthase translates to MNIDSILKPFQRFGVHLGLDRIQQLLANLNNPHHQVPIIHVAGTNGKGSVCAYLSSVLTEAGYRVGRYISPHLIDWNERICINEKPISSEELQQLLLQVQSAINPNAESPTQFEVITAAAWLYFAQQKVDIAVIEVGLGGRLDATNVCDRPLVSIITSISREHWQNLGPTLADIAGEKAGILKAGCRAVIGQLPPEAKTVVENRIQELGCPAIFPEPAQALQTTKARKTGRQEEKWAKYQNIEYPLPLLGDIQLANSALAIASLQLLQQQGWQISADAIASGMAKTKWPGRLQWTSWKNRPLLIDGAHNPAAAIALRQYVDSLEDVSDKKSNLPSIPNRISWVMGMLSTKDHADIFKALLRPDDQLHLVPVPDHSSANPENLATLGRSICPELELVQTYPDLVTGLDTAITTNSDLVVLCGSLYLLGHFLAIATQ, encoded by the coding sequence ATGAACATCGACTCTATCCTCAAACCCTTCCAACGTTTCGGCGTCCATCTCGGACTCGATCGCATTCAACAACTCCTAGCCAATTTAAACAACCCCCATCACCAAGTACCGATTATCCACGTCGCCGGAACAAATGGTAAAGGTTCCGTTTGCGCTTATCTCTCTTCAGTCCTAACTGAGGCGGGTTATCGCGTCGGAAGATATATTTCTCCCCATTTAATCGATTGGAACGAACGCATCTGTATCAACGAAAAACCGATTTCATCAGAAGAATTACAACAGTTACTTCTGCAAGTTCAATCTGCGATTAACCCAAATGCAGAATCTCCTACCCAATTTGAAGTTATCACTGCTGCTGCTTGGCTATATTTCGCGCAACAAAAAGTAGATATAGCTGTAATAGAAGTGGGATTGGGAGGACGATTGGATGCGACTAATGTTTGCGATCGGCCCCTCGTCTCCATCATCACCTCCATCTCTCGCGAACATTGGCAAAATTTAGGCCCAACTTTAGCCGATATCGCTGGAGAAAAAGCCGGTATCCTTAAAGCGGGATGTCGTGCTGTTATCGGACAGTTACCTCCAGAAGCAAAAACTGTCGTGGAAAACCGCATCCAGGAATTAGGCTGTCCGGCTATTTTCCCAGAACCTGCTCAAGCATTACAAACCACGAAGGCACGAAAGACAGGAAGACAAGAGGAAAAATGGGCAAAATATCAGAATATTGAATATCCTTTACCGTTGTTGGGAGATATCCAACTGGCTAATTCGGCATTGGCGATCGCATCTCTCCAACTCCTCCAACAACAAGGCTGGCAAATCTCAGCAGATGCGATCGCATCTGGCATGGCTAAAACTAAATGGCCGGGACGACTCCAATGGACAAGTTGGAAAAATCGTCCATTATTAATAGATGGCGCTCATAATCCAGCAGCTGCGATCGCACTTCGTCAATATGTCGATAGCTTAGAAGATGTCAGCGATAAAAAGTCGAACCTTCCATCAATCCCAAATCGGATCTCCTGGGTAATGGGAATGCTTTCTACTAAAGATCATGCCGATATCTTTAAAGCATTACTCCGACCTGACGACCAACTGCATTTAGTTCCCGTTCCCGACCATTCTTCCGCCAATCCAGAAAACTTAGCAACTCTCGGTCGTAGCATCTGTCCCGAATTAGAGTTAGTTCAAACTTATCCAGACCTCGTAACAGGTTTAGATACTGCTATAACAACCAACTCAGATTTAGTAGTTTTGTGCGGTTCCCTCTATCTACTCGGTCATTTCTTAGCTATCGCTACTCAATAG
- a CDS encoding ABC transporter substrate-binding protein, translating to MSRYKTWKRLGIFALLGLLLSWAVSCSTGNTGSRQTKALRQEVEFWTMQLQPQFTDYFNKLIAAFEAENPTVAVRWVDIPWSAMASKILTAVSAKTAPDVVNLNPDFASGLASRNAWLDLDTKVSDRERQLYLPNIWKASTFGGKSFGIPWYLATDITIYNKDLFKQAGIAKPPVTYEDLALLARQVKQKTGKYAFFVTFVPGDSAEVLESLVQMGVQLVDAEGKAAFNSPEGKAAFQYWVDLYKNGLLPKEVLTQGHRRAIELYQAGETALLKSGAQFLSTIAKNAPAIAQVSATSPQITGKTGKKSVAVMNLMIKRDSDRADAALKFALFVTNDENQLAFAKAANTLPSTVKALQDNYFKKLPADATPADRARVVSASQMKEAQVLIPAMKDVNVLQRVIYDNLQAAMLDEKSVDRAVADAAAEWDRRAG from the coding sequence CTGAGCCGATATAAAACCTGGAAACGTTTGGGAATTTTTGCCTTGTTGGGGTTGCTGCTGAGCTGGGCGGTCAGTTGTAGTACTGGCAATACAGGAAGTAGGCAAACTAAGGCCCTTCGCCAGGAGGTTGAGTTCTGGACGATGCAGTTGCAGCCTCAATTTACAGATTACTTCAATAAGTTGATTGCCGCCTTTGAAGCTGAAAATCCCACTGTGGCGGTGCGTTGGGTGGATATACCCTGGTCGGCGATGGCGAGTAAGATCTTGACGGCGGTTTCGGCTAAGACTGCTCCTGATGTGGTAAATTTAAATCCCGATTTTGCTTCTGGGTTGGCTTCCCGCAATGCTTGGCTGGATCTGGATACTAAGGTTTCCGATCGGGAACGCCAGCTGTATTTACCCAATATCTGGAAGGCTAGCACGTTTGGCGGTAAGAGTTTTGGTATTCCTTGGTATCTCGCGACGGATATTACGATTTATAACAAAGATTTGTTTAAGCAGGCTGGTATCGCCAAGCCTCCCGTTACTTACGAAGATCTAGCACTTTTGGCTAGACAAGTTAAGCAGAAGACTGGTAAGTATGCTTTTTTTGTGACGTTTGTGCCGGGAGATTCGGCGGAGGTGCTGGAATCTTTGGTGCAGATGGGGGTACAGCTGGTGGATGCTGAGGGTAAGGCTGCTTTTAATAGTCCTGAAGGTAAGGCGGCGTTTCAGTATTGGGTAGACCTTTATAAAAATGGGCTATTACCAAAGGAGGTATTGACTCAAGGACACAGACGTGCGATCGAACTTTACCAAGCTGGTGAGACGGCGCTACTGAAGTCGGGAGCCCAGTTTTTGAGTACAATTGCTAAGAATGCGCCTGCTATAGCTCAAGTTTCTGCTACTTCCCCTCAAATTACTGGCAAAACTGGCAAGAAAAGTGTGGCGGTGATGAATTTGATGATTAAGCGCGATAGCGATCGCGCTGATGCTGCTCTCAAGTTTGCTTTGTTTGTCACTAATGATGAGAATCAGCTGGCTTTTGCTAAGGCTGCTAATACTTTACCTTCTACGGTGAAGGCTTTGCAAGATAATTATTTCAAAAAGCTGCCTGCGGATGCAACGCCTGCCGATCGCGCTCGTGTCGTCAGTGCTAGTCAAATGAAAGAGGCGCAAGTGTTGATTCCGGCGATGAAGGATGTCAATGTGCTGCAACGGGTGATTTACGACAATTTGCAGGCGGCGATGCTGGATGAGAAGTCGGTGGATCGGGCTGTGGCGGATGCTGCGGCAGAATGGGATCGACGGGCTGGTTAG